In one uncultured Devosia sp. genomic region, the following are encoded:
- a CDS encoding porin family protein has translation MKRFCAGLAVLGTLVAPVSAADLLFNDLGETIVSMDRSELPSAAFDWTGFYAGLNAGYLTGDVDSTSVASGVTTEVPLDGAMLGVTLGGNAQFGMFVLGAEGDIAWSGAEGSTACVLLAASDCNAEIDWLGTLTARGGVAFDNILVFAKGGLAVASGRGTVTPAFAGITNEFEDTFVGWTAGAGVEVAVTDAISVKAEYNYIDLGTQDAPAGTIGTGVQAVSPVVHAVKLGFNYHF, from the coding sequence GTGAAGCGTTTTTGTGCTGGCCTGGCTGTGCTGGGTACTCTTGTTGCGCCGGTCAGCGCTGCCGATCTGTTGTTCAACGATCTGGGCGAGACCATTGTTTCGATGGATCGCAGCGAATTGCCGAGTGCCGCCTTTGACTGGACTGGGTTCTACGCCGGTCTCAATGCGGGCTATCTGACGGGTGACGTGGATTCCACCAGCGTGGCGAGTGGCGTCACAACGGAAGTGCCGCTCGATGGCGCAATGCTTGGCGTGACGCTGGGTGGCAATGCGCAGTTCGGCATGTTTGTGCTGGGTGCGGAAGGCGACATCGCATGGTCAGGGGCTGAAGGTTCGACGGCCTGCGTGCTGCTGGCTGCTTCGGATTGCAATGCCGAGATCGACTGGCTTGGCACGCTGACCGCCCGCGGCGGCGTGGCCTTCGACAATATCCTGGTCTTTGCCAAGGGCGGCCTTGCGGTCGCCAGCGGGCGCGGCACGGTGACCCCGGCCTTCGCCGGCATCACCAATGAATTCGAAGACACGTTCGTTGGCTGGACGGCTGGCGCGGGCGTCGAAGTCGCCGTCACCGATGCGATCTCGGTCAAGGCGGAATACAATTACATCGACCTGGGCACTCAGGATGCGCCGGCCGGCACGATTGGCACAGGCGTGCAGGCGGTGTCGCCGGTGGTGCATGCGGTGAAGCTGGGCTTCAACTACCACTTCTAG
- a CDS encoding SRPBCC family protein codes for MNFKARESGLCFFVPDAQVLEKAMRRSHTISLPIERPFDEVYDYLSRPVNYQHWSGIVEQGSFRPLDNGDWVGMTPGGERHHRFTAPNNFGVLDHAIFVPGGEMFYNPMRVTPNQAGTELTFTYFRREGVTDAQFDSTVEWIRTDFLTLKAFLEAGNRPQGYSSIPEAVSRTQD; via the coding sequence GTGAATTTCAAAGCCCGCGAAAGCGGGCTTTGTTTTTTTGTGCCTGACGCGCAGGTTTTGGAGAAAGCGATGCGGCGCTCCCATACGATCAGCCTTCCGATCGAGCGGCCATTCGACGAGGTCTATGACTATCTGTCCCGCCCCGTGAACTACCAGCACTGGTCCGGCATCGTGGAGCAGGGCAGCTTCCGGCCGCTGGACAACGGCGACTGGGTGGGCATGACGCCGGGTGGCGAGCGGCACCATCGTTTCACCGCGCCAAACAATTTCGGCGTGCTGGACCATGCCATTTTCGTGCCCGGCGGCGAGATGTTCTACAATCCGATGCGGGTCACGCCCAACCAGGCCGGCACGGAGCTAACCTTCACCTATTTCCGCCGCGAGGGCGTAACAGACGCGCAATTCGATTCGACGGTGGAATGGATCCGCACGGATTTCCTGACGCTGAAGGCGTTTCTGGAAGCTGGCAATCGGCCGCAGGGGTACTCGTCTATCCCTGAAGCCGTGTCCCGAACTCAAGACTGA
- the ykgO gene encoding type B 50S ribosomal protein L36 — protein sequence MKVRNSLKALMTRHRANKLVRRRGRVYIINKVDKRFKARQG from the coding sequence ATGAAAGTCCGTAACTCGCTGAAGGCGCTGATGACTCGCCACCGCGCGAACAAGCTCGTCCGCCGTCGCGGCCGCGTGTACATCATCAACAAGGTGGACAAGCGCTTCAAGGCCCGTCAGGGCTAA
- a CDS encoding response regulator, whose amino-acid sequence MPNEEITKHGVLVIDPSTHMAGLVSIMLRSLGRKDIREAYDSDKAMAELNRRNFDVVILDDGAGLDGVALTRKLRACTDCQNRSVPIIMMSAVPDAKRIAAARDAGVTEFLRKPFAANHLQTRLTSLVINPRGFIEGGQYNGPDRRRRIVEVGEDRRGGTAKAG is encoded by the coding sequence ATGCCCAACGAGGAAATCACCAAGCACGGCGTCCTGGTCATAGACCCTTCCACTCACATGGCAGGCCTCGTCAGCATCATGCTGCGCAGCCTGGGACGCAAGGATATTCGCGAAGCCTATGACAGCGACAAGGCCATGGCCGAGCTCAATCGGCGCAACTTCGACGTGGTGATCCTCGACGATGGTGCCGGGCTCGACGGCGTCGCCCTGACTCGTAAATTGCGTGCCTGCACGGATTGCCAGAACCGCTCCGTGCCCATCATCATGATGAGCGCCGTGCCCGACGCCAAGCGGATCGCTGCGGCCCGCGACGCTGGCGTCACCGAGTTCCTGCGCAAGCCCTTCGCTGCCAATCACCTGCAGACCCGCCTCACCAGCCTCGTGATCAACCCGCGGGGTTTCATCGAGGGCGGCCAATACAACGGCCCAGACCGCCGCCGCCGCATCGTGGAAGTGGGCGAAGATCGCCGCGGCGGCACAGCCAAAGCGGGCTAG
- a CDS encoding ATP-binding cassette domain-containing protein, giving the protein METKEPILQVRNLSVDFQIPTGGFFGGKKVLKAVKEVSFDLHQGETLGIVGESGCGKSTLSRAAIRLIEPTSGESKWMGKDIIKMSPREIIALRKDIQMIFQDPLASLDPRMTAGAIIAEPLLIHYPEVTRKEREARVIAMMTKVGLAPELVNRYPHEFSGGQCQRIGIARALITNPKLVVCDEAVSALDVSVQAQVINLLMDLQKELGISLLFIAHDIAVVRHIAQRIMVLYFGEVVEIGESEQVVNDPQHDYTKKLIASVPVPDPKAEMERRALRRKLRREAKEAAA; this is encoded by the coding sequence ATGGAGACCAAGGAACCCATTCTCCAGGTCCGCAACCTTTCGGTGGACTTCCAGATCCCGACCGGCGGCTTTTTCGGCGGCAAAAAGGTATTGAAGGCCGTCAAGGAAGTGTCCTTCGACCTGCACCAGGGCGAGACCCTGGGCATCGTGGGCGAAAGCGGTTGCGGCAAGTCGACCCTGTCGCGCGCCGCCATCCGGCTGATCGAGCCCACGTCCGGCGAGTCCAAGTGGATGGGCAAGGACATCATCAAGATGAGCCCGCGCGAGATCATCGCGCTGCGCAAGGACATCCAGATGATCTTCCAGGATCCGCTGGCGTCGCTCGATCCGCGCATGACGGCCGGGGCCATCATCGCCGAGCCGCTGCTGATCCACTATCCGGAAGTCACACGCAAGGAACGCGAGGCCCGTGTCATCGCCATGATGACCAAGGTCGGCCTCGCGCCCGAACTGGTCAATCGCTATCCGCATGAGTTCTCGGGCGGCCAGTGCCAGCGTATCGGCATTGCCCGCGCGCTGATCACCAATCCAAAGCTGGTGGTCTGCGACGAGGCGGTTTCGGCGCTGGACGTTTCGGTGCAGGCACAGGTGATCAACCTGCTGATGGACCTGCAGAAGGAACTGGGCATTTCGCTGCTGTTCATTGCGCATGACATCGCCGTAGTGCGCCATATCGCCCAGCGCATCATGGTGCTCTACTTCGGTGAAGTGGTGGAGATCGGGGAGTCCGAGCAGGTCGTGAACGATCCGCAGCACGACTATACCAAGAAGCTCATCGCTTCGGTGCCTGTGCCCGATCCCAAGGCGGAGATGGAACGGCGTGCCCTGCGGCGCAAGCTGCGCCGCGAAGCCAAGGAAGCCGCGGCCTGA